GCTTTGTGGTGAGTCCAAAGCCGAAAGGAAAAAGTGGATCATAGTGCTTATCCCCAACATTCATAGGAAGCTGATCCACAGTCCTGAACCAGGTTCTTGGCAATTTTCCAGTAAATCCATAGTCCCCAAACAGCACGTCAGCTACTCCCTCTCCTTCAGATCCCGGTAGCCATGCAGCCACCAGGGCGTCCAACATCGGAAGATACGGCTCAACCACTAGCGGCCGTCCTGAAATCAACACCACAACACACTTAACTTTGCTGCAGACGTTTATCATTGTACTCAATCCAGGTTCGGGGATCGTGAGATTCAAATTGTCGCCAGCGGATTCAGCGTAGGTGGGCTCTCCCACCACCACAACAGCATATGAATATTTGCTGGCCTTCAATGACATAACGTCCGGATTTTCGCTATAGACAATATCTGTACTGGGATCCACTGTTGCTGAGATTGCATTCAGTATTGTTGTTCCtgagcatatatatataggaaaacaTATTCTAAGGAccaattcaataaattaaaaaatgcaaaattacgTGCATGCATCAACAGCTTTATATAATAactctataaatataatagtgcAAGTTTGGcttaaacttaatttaagtaagaattttaatggattatatataactttggacatataaatacacaaacatatatataccggTTGTGAGGTTGTGTCCATTTTGTCCTTGCCAAGTAATAGTCCAAGCACCACATTGTAGTCCAAGATTGTTGGCATGTGTTCCTGCAACTAAGATTTTGGAGGTCTTTTTGGGAAGTGGAATTAAAGGTTTCTTGGCATCTTTTCCATTCTTTAAGAGCACAAGTGATTTTCTTACAGCCTCTCTTGCCAAATGTCTGTGAGCCTGTTCAAATTGGCAGGACATTACAAGCAAAGAAATTAAAGTGAGTCAATGCacaagtatgtatatatattagggtaaattgcaatctaCCTACTTATGTTATGAAAAATAGGTAAATATCCctcttataaataataaaataacaatttacccccttatatttttacaaatatataacaatttgcctccctatatttttaaaattgaagcaatttaaCTCCTTagacagggaggtaaattgcttaattttttaaaatacaggaagataaaaattgttatttgttttttatagagggtaatttacttatttttaaaattataagagggtaaattgcattaaatccgTATATATTGTGATGAATTGAGGAGGTAAGtggaatatatatactagCTAACCTGAGTTCTAATTTCACCAACCAAGCTATAATCAGATAAAGGGTTTTCAAAAAGGCCCAAAGTGATTTTGACTCTCAAAATCCTTTTAACTGCATCGTCGATCCGATTAATTGGAATTAACTTGTTCTTCACATGGGAAGTTATAATCTTTACATATTCTGTAATATTTGGTGGCACCATCACCTgcataacaaaaaagaaattataatatgtgatattagtttaaattaaaagtctTAGAACCCAAGTTAATTAGTCTTTTagacctatatatatatatactaaccaTGTCAATGCCAGCATTAATTGCTCTAAGAAGTGAGGTAGAATAATTGGAACCCGAAGGGTAAGTTATTCTATCCACGCCTTGCCAATCTGATATGACAAATCcctgaaaaattaaagaaaaaaatgaaattaataatctacgaaactaaattaattataaataaatattagatagTACATACTTTGAATTTGAGAGTGTTTTTGAGGAAATGGGTGACGAGAGTCTTGTTTGCATGCATCTTCTGTCCGTTCCAACTTGAATAAGAAACCATAATAGTGGAGACACCTTTGATGATGGAATGGAAGTATCCAGGCATATGAATACTCAGCAATCCATGCCAATCTGTTACTGTATTGTTCTCATTTATCCCTTTTGCTGTGCCTCCATCGCCAACAAAGTGTTTTGCACAAGCAGCTACAttattcctatatatatacgtttcaacaaaataagaataataataaattaaaagaaatgaataatcacattaatttgtgtatgtatatatgcatataacaatatttaaaagacatgcaagaaatttaaaaaaaaaacttactttCCAGCTATGTAGGGAACACCTTTTGGTGAATTGGGAGGAATTTCTCCTTGTAGACCATAAATTATGTCTGTCATTTGTTCAACAATTTTGTGGTCTTCGCTGTAACTTTCATAGCATCTACCCCATCTTGGATCTCTACACAcctaaatatacatatatatatataacataatttaattatataaagtatcaagatattcatatatttataatacatatatataccgcAATGCATGGTGCAAAGACGTAAGGAATGCCTGTAGCCCTGGTTTCGATGGCTGTCACAGCTCCAATTCTCTTCACAAGCTCTGGATCTCTGCAACATATCAATCCAACAATGTTCtatattacaaagaaaaactagagagagagaaaagaggaaTAACTGATTGATATAACTCAAGACTAGTTTTATTTCATATGTGTCGATAGTTATCTATGAGTCAAAgtcctttttcttatttttttttaaagatttaattaaatattattaatatttttataataattattatatatataataaaggaaagatatatatatatatatatatgtgaccTGGTTGCCCCGAGGCCGACATTGTGAGGGAAAACAGTTGCCCTGTAAAGATTGTTATGCCCATGCACAGAATCAGTCGCATAAAGCATAGGTATCCCCAGCCTGTGGGACAACGACCATTTCTGGTAGCCGTTCACCATGTCCACCCACTGCTCCGCCGTGGCACGGTGGTTGCCCCCCGGCGGGCTGTCGGGGGCAGTGATGAGACTGCCTATCGAGTATTCCCTCAGGATCTTGGGGTCTGCCTCCGCCTGCAGCCTATTGATTTGGGCCATCTGCGCGATTTTCTCTTCCAGCGTCATCTGCTTCATCAGGATCTTTATCCGCAAGTTCATCGGCAGTTTCGGGTCCTTGTACCGTGTGTCGATCACCTCTGCCACCGCGGATACCACCACCAGCAGCAGCAGGGCCAGTCCCAGGACTGGGACAGACATTATGAATCTAGACTTGAATGTCATTGACGATCAGTTCTGAGGAAAATGTGATCAGCATGTGAGTACGAGGTTATAAGACaacatgtaattaatatttgtctctctctctctctctcttctcctctctctaattctttatttttatttttattttttgataggTCTCTCTAGATCTATATATACTTGTAGGTAGTAGAGTACAATGAAACGTGCATGCTAAAATTAATGTGGTTCACATCTGTTTATTGGGAAATTCTAGTACGAATCGAGCTCGATCGGAcctgaactaattatatggcAAGCGCAATACATTTATCGTATGATTGGTGAACGATGTATGAAAAGTAACCAATCATATACCTAGTGTATCCACACTTactttgtaattgatttgattcagttaaaattgatacaaaCAACAATTTTCCTTATTTATAAGCAATAAGAATTTTCCCAATTTATAAGCAACATAGAAAACAATGTGAAATGAAAGTTGAAACATACGAGCAAAGAATTAAAACGTGTATATAGTATAGTGATGAGGTTTTTATACGTATAACACGAAATCCAACACTAATTTACAAAAGAAGTATTCAGTGGAAGCAATATcgaaatgtatatatatatatatatatatttccgtTCATGGATCAAAGAAAGATTGTTGAACAACTCTAATTTTGATGTGTATGTTTTGAGGAAACTAAAGAAGAGAAGTAGTAATTATGGTGGTCtacaattaagaaaaacatTAAACGACCTTATGAGTTAGCAGCAGATGAGAGAGATAGAATTGGGAAAGGAGATGAGATTGAGTTGAAAGCTGAATGGAGACGCCACCTATTTATAGTTGTGGGGAACACCCCCTCCTTTCCATTCATGCTCAAATTTgacgtcttttttttttttttttaatttattatctttttctagGGCTTAGGGTTGACCAgataattagaataattaattacacgaCTCAGTCCCTTGAAAGTACACAAATATACACCCCTATCTTAAGGGGTATTAACTAATGAAATATACCTCAGAGgatgtttgaataaaattttgtccTTAAATAGAGGAAGTATTTATATTCTCAAAAGatgtcttttaattaattttgcaaatactatcaatagttataaaaatatttaatgctAAAATTAAAGTCGAgctaattaacaaataaaacttTCGTTGctaatttacattatttaatgtatatttaaataatttgttgctaaatttattaaaaagtaaatttcttattctaaataatataaattggCAACAATagttttacttgctaattagttcaatattatattttttgttgctatTAAGGATTTTCATGTAGTGGGGTATATAGAAGATATTTATGCAATTAGATGTAATTGTGTGTCAATATAGTTTATCCTAAGTTTTATGCAGATTAATAAAAGGTTGTGTTAAGTTTATTGTTTAAGGATAATTAAACAAGAATCCGAAAATGAATAAATCTTATAGTCTTGAAATAGGAATTATTTGCTTGAAGCTACACTCtccctaattaattaaaataataatatgatactATTAATTCTGAATTACTATATGCATTCCTAATTAATTAGGGAAATAATATAACTAcgaaataagataaaaatgtattttttctaatttttatatagaaacttgaaatcttttcaaattagACCTTTTATTATGGGTAGATGGGGATCTAATTAAGGCTTTTTtcttagaatttttaattattcatgttgcgacgttatacaataaattaataaaagattaaacaGTTTGactttatactaaaataagtGCAGATCTACctgtaatgaaataaattaaagttatTTGTTTTcgtaatttcaataaatataaaactaataaaaaaaattg
This genomic stretch from Sesamum indicum cultivar Zhongzhi No. 13 linkage group LG16, S_indicum_v1.0, whole genome shotgun sequence harbors:
- the LOC105178753 gene encoding uncharacterized protein LOC105178753, with protein sequence MTFKSRFIMSVPVLGLALLLLVVVSAVAEVIDTRYKDPKLPMNLRIKILMKQMTLEEKIAQMAQINRLQAEADPKILREYSIGSLITAPDSPPGGNHRATAEQWVDMVNGYQKWSLSHRLGIPMLYATDSVHGHNNLYRATVFPHNVGLGATRDPELVKRIGAVTAIETRATGIPYVFAPCIAVCRDPRWGRCYESYSEDHKIVEQMTDIIYGLQGEIPPNSPKGVPYIAGKNNVAACAKHFVGDGGTAKGINENNTVTDWHGLLSIHMPGYFHSIIKGVSTIMVSYSSWNGQKMHANKTLVTHFLKNTLKFKGFVISDWQGVDRITYPSGSNYSTSLLRAINAGIDMVMVPPNITEYVKIITSHVKNKLIPINRIDDAVKRILRVKITLGLFENPLSDYSLVGEIRTQAHRHLAREAVRKSLVLLKNGKDAKKPLIPLPKKTSKILVAGTHANNLGLQCGAWTITWQGQNGHNLTTGTTILNAISATVDPSTDIVYSENPDVMSLKASKYSYAVVVVGEPTYAESAGDNLNLTIPEPGLSTMINVCSKVKCVVVLISGRPLVVEPYLPMLDALVAAWLPGSEGEGVADVLFGDYGFTGKLPRTWFRTVDQLPMNVGDKHYDPLFPFGFGLTTKPVNGSMEIET